From Acidothermus cellulolyticus 11B, a single genomic window includes:
- a CDS encoding sodium-translocating pyrophosphatase produces the protein MSWLDEVGNRSTGGRIGGAAHLADTVHVTGGNYTWILVIAVVAVLALVVAYGLARQVLAADQGTANMQRIAVAVQEGAAAYLRRQFRTLAVFAVIVFFLLFILPADSTGERIGRSIFFLVGAAFSGITGYTGMWLAVRANLRVAAAARLAQDRRAMRLAFRTGGVAGMFTVGLGLLGAAVVVLIFRENAPKVLEGFGFGAALLAMFMRVGGGIFTKAADIGADLVGKIEQHIPEDDPRNAATIADNVGDNVGDCAGMAADLFESYAVTLVASLILGKAAFGDLGLVFPLIVPAIGVLTAMLGIYVVSPRARDRSGMTAINRGFFLSAVFSLILVAIAAFTVLPSKFSALRGIDPNGEIARHSGDPRVFALVAVLLGIVLAAAIQQLTGYFTETIRRPVRDIGRTSLTGPATVILAGVSVGFESAVYSALVIAAVVYGVFLLGGGSVILALFAVALAGTGLLTTVGVIVSMDTFGPVSDNAQGIAEMSQDVHGEGAVVLTKLDAVGNTTKAITKGIAIATAVLAATALFGSFTDSIATEKIKAGVTSVVGGLSGLNLASDITQPNTIVGVVIGACVVFLFAGLAISAVGRAAGAVVFEVRRQFREIKGIMEGTARPEYGRVVDLVTRDALRELATPGLLAVLAPIATGFALGVGALAGYLAGAIAAGTLMAIFLANSGGAWDNAKKLVEDGNFGGKGSEAHAATVIGDTVGDPFKDTAGPAINPLIKVMNLVSLLVAPAIVRFSVGTHANLGLRIGVALAAFAIIVGAVIVSKRRPVAVAAAAPQEPRGETVSVP, from the coding sequence ATGTCCTGGCTGGATGAGGTAGGCAACCGGTCCACGGGCGGGCGCATTGGCGGGGCGGCGCATCTCGCAGACACCGTGCACGTGACCGGTGGGAATTACACCTGGATTCTGGTCATCGCAGTCGTGGCAGTGCTGGCCTTGGTCGTGGCATACGGCCTGGCACGACAAGTACTTGCCGCCGACCAGGGGACGGCGAACATGCAGCGGATCGCGGTCGCCGTACAGGAAGGCGCGGCCGCGTACTTGCGTCGGCAATTCCGCACTCTCGCGGTCTTCGCCGTCATCGTTTTCTTCCTGCTCTTCATTCTCCCGGCCGATTCCACCGGTGAGCGGATCGGACGGTCGATTTTCTTCCTCGTGGGTGCGGCGTTCTCCGGTATCACCGGATACACCGGGATGTGGCTCGCCGTCCGGGCGAATCTTCGGGTCGCGGCGGCGGCCAGGCTGGCCCAGGATCGCCGGGCGATGCGGCTGGCGTTCCGGACCGGTGGTGTGGCGGGCATGTTCACCGTCGGACTCGGCCTGCTCGGGGCGGCCGTCGTTGTGCTGATATTCCGGGAGAATGCACCGAAGGTGCTGGAGGGGTTCGGTTTCGGCGCCGCACTCCTCGCAATGTTCATGCGGGTCGGCGGCGGCATCTTCACCAAAGCCGCCGATATCGGCGCCGATCTGGTAGGGAAAATCGAGCAGCATATTCCGGAGGACGATCCGCGCAATGCAGCCACGATCGCCGATAATGTCGGCGACAATGTCGGCGACTGTGCCGGAATGGCCGCCGACCTTTTTGAGAGCTACGCGGTCACCCTCGTCGCATCGCTCATCCTCGGCAAAGCCGCCTTCGGCGACCTGGGTCTTGTCTTTCCGTTGATCGTGCCGGCGATCGGCGTCCTCACCGCCATGCTCGGCATTTACGTCGTGTCACCCCGGGCCCGGGATCGCAGCGGCATGACGGCCATCAACCGCGGATTCTTCTTGTCGGCGGTCTTTTCACTCATCCTGGTCGCGATTGCGGCGTTCACGGTTCTGCCGTCGAAATTCTCCGCTCTTCGCGGCATCGACCCGAACGGTGAGATCGCTCGGCATTCCGGGGACCCGCGGGTCTTCGCGTTGGTCGCCGTGCTCCTCGGCATTGTGCTCGCGGCGGCGATTCAGCAGCTGACCGGCTATTTCACTGAGACGATCCGGCGGCCGGTGCGGGACATCGGCCGGACGTCGCTCACCGGCCCGGCGACCGTCATTCTCGCCGGCGTGTCGGTCGGTTTTGAATCCGCGGTCTACTCCGCACTGGTCATCGCCGCCGTCGTCTACGGCGTCTTCCTCCTCGGCGGCGGCTCGGTCATTCTCGCTCTCTTCGCGGTCGCCCTTGCCGGCACCGGGTTGCTGACCACCGTCGGCGTGATCGTTTCCATGGACACCTTCGGACCGGTCTCCGACAACGCCCAGGGGATTGCGGAGATGTCCCAGGACGTGCACGGCGAGGGCGCCGTCGTCCTCACCAAACTGGACGCCGTCGGCAACACAACCAAGGCCATCACCAAGGGGATCGCGATCGCGACTGCCGTGCTCGCGGCAACGGCACTGTTCGGCTCGTTCACCGATTCCATCGCGACGGAAAAGATCAAAGCCGGGGTCACCTCGGTGGTCGGCGGGCTGAGCGGCCTCAACCTGGCGTCCGACATCACGCAACCGAACACCATCGTCGGCGTCGTCATCGGGGCGTGCGTCGTTTTCCTCTTCGCCGGGCTGGCCATCAGCGCGGTCGGGCGGGCCGCCGGCGCGGTGGTGTTCGAGGTACGCCGGCAATTCCGGGAAATCAAGGGAATCATGGAGGGCACCGCGCGTCCGGAGTACGGCCGGGTGGTCGACCTGGTCACCCGGGACGCGCTGCGGGAGCTCGCCACACCGGGGCTGCTCGCCGTCCTCGCCCCGATCGCCACCGGTTTCGCCCTCGGCGTCGGCGCGCTCGCCGGCTATCTCGCTGGGGCCATTGCCGCCGGCACGCTGATGGCAATCTTCCTGGCGAATTCCGGCGGCGCTTGGGACAACGCGAAGAAGCTCGTCGAGGACGGCAACTTCGGCGGCAAGGGTTCGGAGGCGCACGCGGCCACCGTGATCGGTGACACCGTGGGCGATCCGTTCAAGGACACCGCAGGTCCGGCCATCAACCCCTTGATCAAGGTGATGAACCTGGTGTCGCTCCTCGTCGCACCGGCGATCGTCCGGTTCAGCGTCGGAACGCACGCCAACCTGGGACTGCGGATCGGCGTCGCGCTCGCCGCGTTCGCCATCATTGTCGGTGCAGTGATCGTCTCGAAACGCCGGCCGGTGGCGGTGGCCGCCGCCGCACCTCAGGAGCCGCGCGGCGAGACCGTGTCGGTCCCGTAG
- the tmk gene encoding dTMP kinase: MDNTARLGSAVNAVGTSDLRGVLRIPSFRKLWTALAVSSFGDWLGFLGQTALAASLASGHTYLAQNFSVGTVVFVRLLPAVTLAPLAGALADRLDRRLTMVIADIGRFALYASIPIVHTLWWLFVATFLIETLSLFWIPAKEATVPNLVPRERMGDAGSLNLLGAYGTAPIAAAVFALLSLLTGVLARWIPLFTTNRVDLALYFDAVTFLVSAATIFSLREISTHGGRRRTADGVVTHPSVFRSIVDGWRFMGQTPVVRGLAVGMLGAFGAAGVVIGVATIYVRDLGGGGAGYGMLFGAVFLGLAIGMFTGPRVLRGFSRRRLFGLSIAAAGVILAATALVHNLVLVVFGALLLGCCAGIAWVTGYTLLGLEVEDATRGRTWATLQSLMQVDILLMVAAGPFLSGGIGTHVLRIGDVTFPVNGSAMTLLFAGIGALVVGLVAYRQMDDRDVPLWRDFIDAVFGWHPLTGRGVATGFFVAFEGGEGAGKSTQVELLARYLADRGYEVVVSREPGGTPLGHRLREILLDPREPAPSPRAEALLYAADRAEHVAKVIRPALARGAIVISDRYVDSSLAYQGGGRDLSPRDVEQLSRFATSGLRPDLTVLLDVPPDEGLARTGRRDRAPDRLQAEDAAFHERVRNVFRQRAEADPERYLVIDARLSAADIHRLVVQRILPVLPFPPKRAPRDPLPSTAGGTP; this comes from the coding sequence GTGGACAACACGGCTCGTCTCGGGTCTGCGGTGAATGCCGTCGGTACGTCGGATTTGCGCGGCGTGCTGCGGATTCCGTCGTTCCGCAAACTCTGGACCGCGCTCGCGGTGTCGAGTTTCGGCGACTGGCTGGGCTTTCTCGGCCAGACGGCGCTGGCCGCCAGCTTGGCCAGCGGGCACACGTATCTGGCGCAGAATTTCTCGGTCGGGACGGTGGTCTTCGTCCGGTTGTTGCCCGCGGTGACCCTCGCGCCGTTGGCCGGAGCATTGGCTGACCGCTTGGATCGCCGGCTCACCATGGTGATCGCCGACATCGGACGGTTCGCGCTCTACGCGTCGATCCCGATCGTGCACACGCTCTGGTGGCTCTTTGTCGCGACTTTCCTCATTGAGACGTTGAGCCTGTTCTGGATTCCGGCGAAGGAAGCGACGGTCCCGAATCTGGTGCCTCGTGAGCGCATGGGCGACGCCGGCTCGCTGAATCTCCTCGGCGCCTATGGCACGGCCCCGATCGCCGCGGCGGTTTTCGCACTGCTCAGCCTGCTCACCGGCGTCCTTGCCCGTTGGATTCCGTTGTTCACGACGAATCGTGTCGACCTCGCCCTGTATTTCGATGCGGTGACGTTCCTCGTCTCGGCGGCGACGATTTTCAGCCTGCGGGAAATTTCCACGCACGGGGGACGGCGGCGGACCGCCGACGGCGTCGTCACGCATCCGTCGGTGTTCCGGTCAATCGTCGACGGGTGGCGGTTCATGGGCCAAACACCGGTGGTGCGCGGCCTTGCGGTCGGAATGCTCGGTGCGTTCGGCGCGGCCGGGGTCGTCATCGGTGTCGCCACGATTTACGTGCGGGATCTCGGCGGCGGGGGAGCCGGGTACGGCATGTTGTTCGGGGCGGTTTTTCTCGGGTTGGCCATTGGCATGTTCACCGGTCCGCGGGTGCTGCGCGGATTCTCCCGGCGTCGGCTCTTCGGGTTGAGCATCGCCGCAGCGGGAGTGATTCTCGCGGCGACCGCGCTGGTCCATAATCTGGTGCTTGTTGTTTTCGGTGCGCTGCTGCTCGGCTGTTGCGCCGGCATTGCCTGGGTCACCGGGTACACCTTGCTCGGCTTGGAAGTTGAGGACGCCACACGCGGCCGCACCTGGGCGACGTTGCAGTCGCTCATGCAGGTGGACATTCTTCTGATGGTTGCGGCGGGACCGTTTCTCTCTGGCGGCATCGGCACGCACGTTCTGCGCATCGGCGACGTCACGTTCCCGGTCAACGGCTCGGCGATGACGCTGCTCTTCGCAGGCATTGGTGCACTGGTCGTCGGCCTCGTCGCCTATCGGCAGATGGATGACCGCGACGTGCCGTTGTGGCGTGATTTCATCGATGCCGTTTTCGGCTGGCACCCGTTGACCGGGCGGGGTGTCGCCACCGGTTTCTTCGTCGCGTTCGAAGGCGGCGAAGGGGCGGGCAAATCGACACAGGTGGAATTGCTGGCCCGCTATCTTGCCGATCGCGGATACGAGGTCGTGGTGAGCCGCGAACCCGGCGGGACGCCGCTCGGTCATCGGCTTCGCGAGATTCTCCTCGACCCCCGGGAACCGGCTCCCTCCCCGCGCGCCGAAGCGTTGCTGTACGCCGCCGATCGGGCGGAGCACGTCGCGAAGGTGATTCGGCCGGCGTTGGCGCGCGGTGCGATTGTCATCAGCGACCGGTACGTCGATTCATCCCTTGCCTATCAGGGCGGCGGGCGGGATTTATCGCCGCGCGACGTCGAGCAGCTGTCGCGGTTCGCGACGTCTGGTCTGCGCCCGGATCTCACCGTGCTGTTGGATGTTCCGCCGGATGAGGGATTGGCCCGCACGGGACGGCGGGACCGCGCACCCGATCGTCTGCAAGCTGAGGACGCGGCTTTTCACGAGCGGGTGCGGAACGTGTTTCGGCAGCGTGCCGAAGCCGATCCGGAACGGTACCTTGTCATCGACGCCCGGTTGTCCGCTGCGGACATTCATCGGCTCGTCGTTCAGCGGATCCTGCCCGTCTTGCCGTTTCCCCCGAAACGAGCTCCGCGCGACCCGCTGCCGTCAACCGCCGGAGGGACGCCGTGA
- a CDS encoding PPOX class F420-dependent oxidoreductase: protein MTTTRDEPHGKLPADHIAFLSGRRLGHLVTLRPNGWPHISNVLYHVDADQPIIRISVTDDRVKVRNLRQDPRAVLHVDGPDGWTWLAAEGIAELSPVAAQPDDPTVDELAEIYRSIRGEDHPDWSEFRTAMVAEKRLVLRIHIRRTYGLLRR from the coding sequence ATGACCACGACCCGAGACGAGCCGCACGGCAAGCTGCCCGCCGATCACATCGCTTTCCTTTCCGGCCGTCGCCTCGGGCACCTCGTCACTCTTCGGCCCAACGGATGGCCGCACATCTCCAACGTCCTCTATCACGTGGACGCCGACCAGCCGATCATCCGGATCTCGGTTACCGATGATCGGGTCAAGGTGCGCAACCTTCGACAGGACCCTCGCGCGGTGCTGCACGTCGACGGCCCGGACGGCTGGACCTGGCTTGCTGCCGAGGGAATTGCGGAACTCTCGCCGGTTGCCGCGCAGCCCGATGACCCGACCGTCGACGAACTCGCCGAGATCTACCGCTCGATCCGCGGCGAGGATCACCCGGATTGGTCGGAATTCCGGACAGCGATGGTGGCCGAGAAACGGCTCGTCCTGCGCATCCACATTCGTCGCACATACGGCCTGCTTCGTCGGTGA
- a CDS encoding DNA polymerase III subunit delta' produces the protein MSRGVFGEIIGQQQVVETLRAVAAAARASGAGMTHAWLFVGPPGSGRSVAARAFAAALQCRAAEPGCGECTDCRTVLAGTHPDVTIVRPQGLSLGVAEARELVARAALAPANARWQVVVLEDADRLTEGAANVLLKAIEEPAPRTVWLLCVPAPHDLVPTIRSRCRLVTLRTPPVAAVAELLIRRNGVAADTAELAARAAGAHIGRALRLATDARARARRSAVLEAAARLAGPIDLGGCLRVAADLVDAATSEATTETEALDQAETAALREALGEGGTASGDRRRVASGVLRGSSAALRELEARQKSRASRAQRDALDRTLMDLAGFFRDVLLVQLGVAAETVSGVAEAVPGVAEGVSGAGAAGAVPGVAARSRPWVMNADVLDRIRDVAARSTPEMTLHRIDAIMECRAALAANANPLLAFEALAIQISGLAAGNVRQAAE, from the coding sequence GTGAGCCGCGGTGTTTTCGGGGAAATTATCGGGCAGCAGCAGGTGGTCGAGACGCTGCGTGCGGTCGCGGCGGCGGCCCGCGCGTCGGGGGCCGGGATGACGCATGCGTGGCTGTTCGTCGGCCCGCCGGGTTCGGGACGGAGCGTGGCCGCTCGGGCGTTCGCGGCTGCCCTGCAGTGCCGGGCGGCTGAGCCGGGTTGCGGCGAGTGCACCGACTGCCGGACGGTTCTCGCCGGAACCCACCCGGATGTGACGATCGTCCGGCCGCAGGGTCTCTCCCTTGGGGTTGCCGAGGCGCGTGAGCTGGTCGCCCGCGCCGCGTTGGCCCCGGCGAATGCCCGCTGGCAGGTGGTCGTGCTCGAGGACGCCGACCGGTTGACCGAGGGCGCGGCGAACGTGCTCTTGAAGGCAATCGAAGAGCCGGCACCCCGGACGGTGTGGTTGCTGTGCGTTCCCGCGCCGCACGATCTGGTGCCGACGATCCGGTCCCGCTGCCGGCTGGTGACCCTTCGCACTCCGCCGGTTGCCGCGGTCGCGGAGCTGCTGATTCGGCGGAACGGCGTCGCCGCCGACACCGCGGAACTGGCGGCCCGGGCGGCGGGTGCGCATATCGGCCGCGCGCTGCGGCTGGCGACCGACGCGCGGGCGCGGGCCCGGCGATCGGCGGTGTTGGAGGCGGCGGCCCGGTTGGCGGGTCCGATCGATCTCGGCGGGTGCTTGCGCGTCGCCGCCGACCTGGTTGACGCCGCGACGAGCGAAGCGACCACGGAGACGGAAGCGCTCGATCAGGCCGAGACCGCTGCCCTGCGGGAAGCGCTCGGCGAGGGTGGGACGGCGTCCGGCGACCGGCGGCGGGTCGCGTCGGGCGTGCTGCGAGGTAGTTCCGCTGCACTCCGCGAGCTCGAGGCGCGGCAAAAATCCCGGGCCAGCCGGGCCCAGCGGGATGCGCTGGACCGAACCCTCATGGATTTGGCCGGGTTCTTCCGCGACGTGCTGCTGGTTCAACTGGGAGTGGCCGCGGAGACGGTGTCCGGGGTTGCCGAGGCGGTCCCCGGGGTTGCCGAAGGGGTCTCCGGGGCCGGGGCTGCCGGGGCGGTCCCCGGGGTTGCCGCGCGATCCCGTCCGTGGGTGATGAACGCCGACGTCCTCGATCGAATCCGCGACGTTGCCGCCCGGTCGACTCCCGAAATGACCCTGCACCGGATCGACGCGATCATGGAGTGCCGGGCGGCCCTGGCGGCGAACGCCAATCCGCTGCTGGCGTTCGAGGCGTTGGCCATTCAGATCAGCGGCCTGGCGGCTGGCAACGTGAGGCAGGCCGCCGAGTAG
- the topA gene encoding type I DNA topoisomerase, whose protein sequence is MATTAARSGRRSGTPADGATRAASGTRRGPASQGGTRLVIVESPAKARTIAGFLGPGYVVESSVGHIRDLPASAAEIPEKYKKEPWARLGVNVDRNFEPLYVVAADKRKQVTKLKQALAQAEELYLATDEDREGEAIAWHLVEVLKPRVPVRRMVFHEITRQAIEEAARNPREIDQALVDAQETRRILDRLYGYEISPVLWKKVMPALSAGRVQSVATRMVVERERERIAFRPAAYWDVIAEIATTPSFSATLVAIDGKRVAVGRDFDAQGRLKNPDVVHLGEADAQRLVRGLDGAEFVVRSVERKPYRRAPAAPFITSTLQQEASRKLGLSSQATMRIAQRLYEAGYITYMRTDSTTLSETALAAARAQIAELYGDQLLPAAPRRYEKKVKNAQEAHEAIRPAGDRFRTPADLAGELSGDELRLYELIWQRTLASQMIDATGYTVSIRIAAVTDAGREAVFAATGTVITQPGFLRVYVESSDEEDDSGSGRTLPDLTEGETVPVAALTPAEHTTTPPPRYTEASLIRALEERGIGRPSTFASIVSTIIERDYVFKRGQALVPTFLAFAVVRLLEKHFGNLVDYDFTAEMEENLDRIANGEAHRLEWLTRFYFGSPTDGGSAAGLKQLVTERLAEIDARDISTFPLGESGIVVRVGRYGTYVERDGQRASLPPGTAPDEVTVEFATRLLEQPTGERELGVDPATGHTIVARVGRYGPYVTEVLPEGAKGKPRTASLLSSMTVESITLDDALKLLSLPRVLGEVDGEQVIVSNGRFGPFVKKGAETRSLGSEEELFTLTLDEALQLLAQPKQRGRRLPAAAAQVRELGVDPATGRTVTARTGRYGPYVTDGETNATLRHGDTLENVTLERASELLADRRSRGPTTPRPRRGRRAAVRSE, encoded by the coding sequence GTGGCAACGACAGCAGCGCGGAGCGGACGACGCTCAGGCACGCCGGCCGACGGCGCGACACGGGCGGCGTCCGGGACTCGCCGAGGGCCGGCCTCGCAGGGCGGCACCCGCCTGGTGATCGTCGAGTCGCCGGCCAAGGCGCGGACGATCGCCGGCTTCCTCGGACCCGGCTACGTCGTGGAATCCAGCGTCGGCCACATCCGGGACTTGCCGGCGTCCGCGGCGGAGATTCCCGAGAAATATAAGAAAGAGCCCTGGGCCCGGCTGGGGGTCAACGTCGACCGGAATTTCGAACCGCTGTACGTCGTCGCCGCTGACAAGCGCAAACAGGTCACCAAGCTGAAGCAGGCGCTGGCCCAGGCCGAGGAGCTCTATCTCGCAACAGATGAGGATCGCGAAGGAGAGGCCATTGCCTGGCACCTCGTCGAGGTGCTGAAGCCCCGCGTGCCGGTCCGCCGGATGGTCTTCCACGAGATCACCCGCCAGGCGATCGAGGAGGCGGCCCGCAATCCACGGGAAATTGACCAAGCGCTGGTGGACGCACAAGAGACCCGCCGCATCCTCGACCGGCTGTACGGCTACGAGATCAGCCCGGTGTTGTGGAAGAAGGTCATGCCGGCGCTCTCCGCCGGCCGGGTGCAGAGCGTCGCCACCCGCATGGTCGTCGAGCGGGAGCGGGAGCGGATCGCGTTCCGGCCGGCTGCGTACTGGGATGTCATCGCCGAGATTGCGACCACCCCGTCGTTCTCCGCCACCCTCGTGGCGATTGACGGCAAGCGGGTGGCGGTCGGCCGGGACTTCGACGCCCAGGGCCGGTTGAAGAACCCGGACGTCGTCCATCTCGGGGAAGCCGACGCGCAGCGGCTGGTGCGCGGCTTGGACGGCGCGGAGTTCGTCGTCCGGAGCGTTGAGCGCAAGCCGTACCGGCGCGCGCCGGCTGCACCGTTCATCACCAGCACCCTCCAGCAGGAGGCGAGCCGCAAACTCGGCCTCAGCTCGCAGGCCACGATGCGGATTGCGCAGCGGCTGTACGAAGCCGGCTACATCACCTACATGCGGACCGACTCCACCACGCTCTCCGAGACGGCGCTTGCTGCGGCCCGAGCGCAGATCGCCGAGTTGTACGGTGACCAGCTGCTCCCGGCTGCGCCGCGGCGCTACGAGAAGAAGGTCAAGAACGCCCAGGAGGCGCATGAGGCGATCCGCCCGGCGGGCGACCGGTTCCGGACGCCGGCTGACCTGGCCGGGGAGCTCTCCGGTGACGAATTGCGGCTCTACGAATTGATCTGGCAGCGCACCCTAGCCTCCCAGATGATCGATGCCACCGGATACACGGTGAGCATCCGGATCGCCGCCGTGACGGACGCCGGCCGGGAGGCGGTATTCGCCGCCACCGGAACGGTGATCACGCAACCCGGGTTCCTCCGGGTGTACGTGGAGAGCAGCGACGAGGAGGACGACTCCGGCTCGGGCCGCACCCTCCCCGACCTCACCGAGGGTGAGACGGTGCCCGTCGCGGCGCTCACTCCGGCGGAGCACACGACGACACCGCCGCCGCGGTACACCGAGGCCAGCCTCATCCGGGCGTTGGAGGAGCGCGGCATCGGTCGGCCGTCCACCTTCGCCAGCATCGTGAGCACCATCATCGAGCGCGATTACGTCTTCAAACGCGGTCAGGCGTTGGTGCCGACGTTCCTCGCCTTTGCCGTGGTGCGGCTGTTGGAGAAGCACTTCGGCAACCTCGTCGACTACGACTTCACCGCCGAAATGGAGGAGAACCTTGACCGGATCGCCAACGGCGAGGCGCACCGCCTGGAGTGGTTGACGCGGTTCTACTTCGGTTCACCGACCGACGGCGGCAGTGCCGCCGGGCTCAAGCAGCTGGTCACCGAACGGTTGGCGGAGATCGACGCCCGGGACATCAGCACCTTCCCGCTCGGTGAGTCCGGGATCGTCGTCCGGGTCGGCCGTTACGGCACGTACGTCGAACGGGACGGGCAGCGGGCGTCCCTTCCGCCGGGCACGGCACCCGACGAGGTCACGGTCGAGTTCGCCACCCGGTTGCTGGAACAGCCGACCGGCGAGCGGGAACTTGGCGTCGACCCGGCGACGGGTCACACCATCGTCGCTCGGGTCGGCCGGTATGGGCCGTACGTCACCGAGGTCCTGCCCGAGGGCGCCAAGGGCAAGCCGCGGACGGCGTCCCTGCTCTCCTCGATGACCGTTGAATCGATCACCCTGGACGATGCGCTGAAACTGCTCAGCCTGCCGCGGGTGCTTGGCGAGGTCGACGGCGAGCAGGTGATCGTGAGCAACGGGCGGTTCGGTCCGTTCGTGAAGAAGGGCGCCGAGACCCGGTCGCTGGGGTCAGAGGAGGAGCTCTTCACCCTCACCCTTGACGAGGCGCTGCAGCTGCTGGCGCAGCCGAAGCAGCGCGGCCGTCGTCTGCCGGCCGCGGCCGCGCAGGTCCGGGAGCTGGGGGTGGACCCCGCGACCGGACGGACCGTCACGGCGCGGACCGGGCGGTATGGTCCCTACGTGACGGACGGCGAGACCAACGCAACGCTCCGCCATGGTGACACCCTGGAGAACGTGACCCTGGAACGTGCCAGCGAGTTGCTCGCGGATCGGCGCAGTCGTGGACCCACGACGCCGCGTCCACGACGGGGGCGCCGGGCCGCCGTCCGTTCGGAGTAG
- a CDS encoding ATP-binding protein, translated as MVRSTVTLRFTALPAHVRTARFVATAVARRAGLPESLLDEVRLAVSEACSLAVRAHQRHAPAVPVEVRLSDDGKTFCVEVQDAVPRTGRAVVQPPSGRPNANAAAARAVLGLDGAEGLTDVDDPATREQLGLAVIAGLVDDLRVEYGPAGAVISLRWPAAEGVAE; from the coding sequence ATGGTGCGGTCGACGGTGACCTTGCGGTTTACCGCGCTTCCCGCCCACGTGCGGACTGCCCGGTTTGTCGCGACAGCGGTCGCCCGTCGTGCCGGACTGCCGGAGTCGTTGCTCGACGAGGTACGGCTCGCCGTCTCCGAGGCGTGCTCCCTTGCCGTCCGGGCGCATCAACGACATGCGCCGGCCGTGCCGGTCGAGGTACGGCTGAGCGACGACGGGAAAACCTTCTGCGTCGAGGTGCAGGACGCCGTTCCGCGCACCGGGCGGGCTGTCGTCCAACCGCCATCAGGACGCCCGAACGCCAATGCGGCCGCCGCGCGGGCGGTGCTCGGTCTCGACGGCGCCGAGGGACTCACTGACGTCGATGACCCGGCAACCCGCGAACAGCTCGGCCTCGCGGTCATCGCCGGCCTCGTTGATGATCTCCGGGTTGAGTACGGACCGGCCGGTGCGGTGATCTCATTGCGGTGGCCTGCAGCCGAAGGCGTCGCCGAGTGA
- a CDS encoding STAS domain-containing protein codes for MDLTLSTRTEGDRTVVSVSGEIDVYTAPKLREQLIDLVSAGVYHIIVDMENVEFLDSTGLGVLVGGLKRVRAHDGSLRLVCTQERILKIFRITGLTKVFPIYSSVEEALAATD; via the coding sequence GTGGACCTAACCCTGTCAACGCGGACCGAGGGTGACCGTACGGTGGTCAGCGTCAGCGGCGAGATCGACGTCTACACGGCACCGAAACTCCGCGAACAGCTCATTGATCTTGTGTCAGCCGGCGTCTACCACATCATCGTCGACATGGAGAACGTCGAATTCCTCGACTCCACGGGGCTCGGCGTCTTGGTGGGCGGGCTCAAACGGGTGCGCGCCCACGATGGTTCGTTACGGCTGGTGTGCACCCAGGAGCGCATCTTGAAGATCTTCCGGATCACGGGACTTACCAAGGTCTTCCCGATCTACAGTTCGGTCGAGGAGGCGTTGGCCGCGACGGATTGA